The Candidatus Effluviviaceae Genus V sp. genome has a window encoding:
- a CDS encoding histidine--tRNA ligase encodes MKYKAPRGTQDILPDESWKWGLVERVFRETAERYGYREIRTPVFEETELFTRGIGDSTDIVRKEMYTFEDRKGRSLTLRPEGTAGVVRSFIEHSMGRSARVTKLYYLCPMFRYERPQAGRYRQFWQWGLEAIGSESPGVDAEIIGFSVRIFESLGLRGVAARVNSAGCPSCTPAYNELLRTELGGRLDAFCDDCRERYERNPRRMFDCKNETCLEILSDAPSILDALCDECAAHFKTVQDLLGRSGVTFEVDASLARGLDYYTRTVFEVHHDALGAQSALCGGGRYDGLVEELGGKPTPACGVSAGVERVISALQSEGAFEGGEPRPDVYIIAVGDDAEHRAAELAAELRGAMSVERDYQSRSLKAQMKEAGKLGAARVVILAEDEMERGEAQVKDMESGEQESVPLESLADHIKAGGGTT; translated from the coding sequence ATGAAGTACAAGGCGCCGAGAGGCACACAGGACATCCTGCCCGACGAGAGCTGGAAGTGGGGCCTGGTCGAGCGGGTCTTCCGCGAGACGGCCGAGCGCTACGGGTACCGCGAGATCCGCACGCCCGTCTTCGAGGAGACCGAGCTCTTCACACGCGGCATCGGCGACTCGACCGACATCGTCCGCAAGGAGATGTACACGTTCGAGGACCGGAAGGGGAGAAGCCTGACCCTCAGGCCGGAGGGAACCGCCGGTGTCGTCCGCTCGTTCATCGAACACTCGATGGGGCGAAGCGCGCGCGTCACGAAGCTCTATTACCTCTGTCCGATGTTCCGCTACGAGCGGCCGCAGGCCGGCCGTTACCGTCAGTTCTGGCAGTGGGGGCTCGAGGCGATCGGTTCGGAGAGTCCGGGCGTGGACGCCGAGATCATAGGGTTCTCGGTCCGCATCTTCGAGAGCCTCGGTCTCCGCGGCGTCGCCGCGCGCGTGAACAGCGCCGGGTGTCCGTCGTGCACCCCGGCCTACAACGAGCTCCTCCGGACGGAGCTCGGGGGCAGACTGGACGCGTTCTGCGATGACTGCCGCGAGCGGTACGAGCGCAACCCCCGGCGGATGTTCGACTGCAAGAACGAGACGTGCCTCGAGATCCTCTCGGACGCACCGTCGATCCTCGACGCGCTCTGCGACGAGTGCGCGGCTCACTTCAAGACCGTGCAGGACCTGCTGGGCCGGTCCGGCGTGACCTTCGAGGTCGACGCCTCGCTCGCCCGCGGGCTCGACTACTACACGCGGACGGTCTTCGAGGTGCACCACGATGCCCTCGGTGCTCAGAGCGCGCTCTGCGGCGGCGGGCGCTACGACGGGCTCGTCGAGGAACTCGGAGGCAAGCCGACCCCGGCGTGCGGCGTCTCGGCCGGCGTCGAGCGCGTCATCTCGGCGCTCCAGAGCGAGGGGGCGTTCGAGGGCGGGGAGCCCCGGCCCGACGTCTACATCATCGCCGTGGGCGACGACGCGGAGCATCGGGCGGCCGAGCTTGCGGCCGAGCTGCGTGGGGCCATGAGCGTCGAGCGCGACTACCAGTCGCGAAGCCTCAAGGCGCAGATGAAGGAGGCGGGGAAGCTCGGAGCGGCGCGCGTCGTGATCCTCGCCGAGGACGAGATGGAGCGCGGCGAGGCACAGGTCAAGGACATGGAGTCCGGCGAGCAGGAGAGCGTGCCGCTCGAGTCGCTCGCCGATCACATCAAGGCAGGTGGGGGAACGACGTGA